In Candidatus Paceibacterota bacterium, the following proteins share a genomic window:
- a CDS encoding MFS transporter gives MSVIQKAVPNFRRSSLLVLYIVGFIFALRTALPSYVNSSFLSQITAEKLVGIIYAIASILTIIGFFAIPWILSRLGNYRTVIGLSAINTAVLAVLALANNPLVLLVAFLIAYVVTILIGYCFDVFVEHYSRNVETGRIRSFYLTSINIAWIFAPLASAYLSGENSFQKVFLISAFIMAIVVLVATLSLRDFKDTRYKHFKLLDTVKEIADNKNIRSITMANLLLHIFYSWMIIYTPIYLNQYLGFSWQQIGVAFTIMLVPFILVQVPLGWLADKKLGEKELLCVGFLIMAISTCVLTFMSAKSFLLWGVMLFITRVGAAVIEIMTETYFFKKINTENTNLISVFRMTSPIAYVIGPLLATWFLSYFGMNYMFVALGVIMLLGIKYSLAIEDTR, from the coding sequence ATGTCAGTAATACAAAAAGCAGTACCCAATTTCAGAAGATCATCGCTCCTAGTCTTATATATCGTCGGTTTTATTTTTGCTTTAAGAACGGCCTTACCGTCATATGTAAATTCAAGCTTTTTGAGCCAAATAACAGCTGAAAAGCTGGTCGGTATAATCTATGCCATAGCCTCTATTTTGACCATTATTGGCTTTTTCGCCATACCATGGATATTGTCGCGACTTGGTAATTATAGGACCGTTATAGGCCTTTCGGCCATCAATACTGCTGTTTTGGCGGTGCTTGCACTAGCCAATAATCCACTTGTCCTTCTTGTCGCCTTCTTAATCGCTTATGTTGTGACCATACTGATCGGATATTGTTTTGATGTCTTCGTGGAACATTATTCCAGAAATGTTGAGACCGGAAGAATCAGAAGCTTTTACCTTACTTCTATAAACATAGCGTGGATATTCGCTCCGCTTGCCTCGGCATATCTTTCCGGTGAGAATTCTTTTCAAAAAGTGTTTTTGATTTCTGCTTTTATAATGGCTATTGTCGTCCTAGTGGCGACGCTTAGCTTGCGAGATTTCAAGGATACAAGATATAAACATTTTAAACTCCTGGATACCGTAAAAGAAATTGCTGACAATAAAAATATTCGCTCTATCACGATGGCGAATCTACTTTTACATATATTTTATTCTTGGATGATTATTTATACTCCGATATATTTGAATCAATATCTTGGCTTCAGTTGGCAACAGATTGGTGTGGCTTTTACCATAATGCTCGTGCCGTTTATTCTTGTGCAAGTGCCACTTGGCTGGCTTGCCGACAAAAAACTTGGAGAAAAAGAGCTTCTCTGTGTCGGGTTTTTGATAATGGCGATCTCTACATGCGTTTTGACTTTTATGTCAGCGAAAAGTTTCTTACTTTGGGGAGTAATGCTTTTTATCACAAGAGTTGGTGCTGCAGTGATCGAGATAATGACCGAAACTTATTTCTTTAAGAAGATAAATACAGAAAATACAAATCTGATAAGTGTCTTTAGAATGACATCACCGATAGCTTATGTTATTGGACCGCTTCTTGCGACTTGGTTCTTGAGCTATTTTGGAATGAATTATATGTTTGTGGCTCTTGGGGTGATAATGCTTTTAGGTATCAAATATAGCTTGGCGATAGAGGATACGAGATAA
- a CDS encoding Gmad2 immunoglobulin-like domain-containing protein, translating into MKKSIIVLILIIVVIIFMALIFDWGRREVVAPSINSELPIQVVMPKDNQEVKSPIKISGKARGTWFFEGSFPIDLVDSNGNTIASGIATSSENWMTEDFINFSAEISYEKATNTKRVLLVLKKDNPSDNPDLDQNIFIPVILK; encoded by the coding sequence ATGAAGAAATCAATTATAGTTTTAATACTGATAATCGTAGTCATAATTTTTATGGCATTAATTTTTGATTGGGGTAGAAGGGAAGTAGTAGCTCCAAGTATAAATTCAGAATTGCCTATACAAGTTGTAATGCCGAAGGACAATCAAGAGGTAAAAAGCCCGATAAAGATTTCTGGAAAGGCTAGGGGGACATGGTTTTTTGAGGGTTCATTCCCAATAGATCTAGTAGATTCAAATGGCAATACGATCGCCTCCGGCATAGCCACTTCTTCTGAAAATTGGATGACAGAAGATTTTATAAATTTCTCAGCCGAGATTTCTTATGAGAAGGCAACAAACACAAAACGTGTGTTACTTGTATTAAAAAAAGACAATCCTTCAGACAACCCCGATCTAGATCAGAACATCTTTATCCCAGTTATTTTGAAATAA
- a CDS encoding GAP family protein produces the protein MEKRKWGAVGILVLAIVILILAYSGFFHFRLPDLRTYNGFLPALVGISAIVDSLNPCAFSVLFLTVAFLFSLGRSRRKIVEAGLAYIFGIFATYVLIGLGILHVLSILNIPNIMAKLGALAIIIFGAIGLINEFFPNFPIKLKIPEIGYKRIATLVEKATIPTALILGFVVGLFEFPCTGGPYLFVLGLLHDQNNVLRGFWYLIFYNLMFVLPLLIALLIAVNRQVLEAMDKVRRAETKQARVWVAIIMILLGLLIFVIQ, from the coding sequence ATGGAAAAGAGGAAATGGGGGGCGGTGGGGATATTGGTGCTCGCGATTGTTATTTTGATTTTGGCATATTCGGGGTTTTTCCACTTCAGATTACCAGACTTGAGAACATATAATGGATTTTTGCCGGCACTTGTCGGTATTTCTGCAATAGTAGATAGTTTGAATCCTTGCGCATTTTCAGTACTTTTCCTTACAGTCGCTTTTCTCTTTAGTCTCGGCAGAAGCAGGAGAAAAATAGTGGAAGCTGGGCTCGCATATATTTTTGGGATTTTCGCCACTTATGTTTTGATCGGTCTCGGCATACTTCATGTTTTGAGTATTTTGAACATTCCCAATATTATGGCAAAACTCGGAGCTTTAGCAATAATTATTTTCGGAGCGATCGGCCTTATCAATGAATTCTTCCCGAATTTTCCAATCAAGCTGAAGATTCCAGAGATCGGATATAAAAGAATTGCAACGCTTGTAGAAAAAGCGACAATACCGACAGCTCTCATACTCGGATTCGTCGTCGGACTTTTTGAATTCCCATGCACAGGCGGACCATACCTTTTTGTCCTCGGACTTTTGCACGATCAAAACAACGTCTTAAGGGGTTTTTGGTACCTTATCTTCTATAATTTAATGTTTGTACTACCACTTCTTATAGCACTTCTCATAGCTGTAAATAGGCAGGTTTTAGAGGCTATGGATAAGGTGAGAAGGGCAGAAACCAAGCAAGCCAGAGTTTGGGTGGCTATAATAATGATACTTTTGGGTCTATTAATTTTTGTGATACAATAA
- a CDS encoding endonuclease/exonuclease/phosphatase family protein produces the protein MKIVSLNTWGGLAGKDLLLSFFEKYRNEVDIFCLQEIWAGPYKKLDGQVVGGRNLEHDKIMINGKQEISRILPNYTAYFRPHLMDHYGLLMLIKKDLEVLEEGEVFVHKEKGHIPEGDVGHHARNIQYIKIDTEKGSRTVINFHGLWNGKGKGDSEDRLLQSDKIVDFIKKASSPVVLCGDFNLLPETESLNKFEKIGLRNLIKENNIKSTRTSLYTKPEKYADYIFTSKDIKVEDFKVLPEEVSDHNALLLDFE, from the coding sequence ATGAAAATCGTTTCTCTAAATACGTGGGGAGGTTTGGCTGGCAAAGATTTATTATTATCATTTTTTGAAAAATATAGAAACGAGGTTGATATTTTTTGTCTGCAAGAAATCTGGGCCGGTCCATACAAGAAGTTGGATGGACAAGTTGTCGGTGGAAGGAATCTTGAACACGATAAAATAATGATTAATGGTAAGCAGGAAATATCTAGGATTTTACCAAATTATACAGCGTATTTTCGTCCGCATCTTATGGACCACTATGGGCTTTTGATGTTAATAAAGAAAGATCTAGAAGTTCTCGAGGAAGGTGAGGTTTTTGTACATAAGGAAAAGGGTCATATACCAGAAGGTGATGTTGGCCACCATGCTAGAAATATTCAGTATATAAAAATCGATACAGAGAAAGGGTCAAGGACAGTAATAAATTTCCACGGTTTGTGGAATGGCAAAGGAAAGGGCGATAGTGAAGATAGACTTTTACAATCAGATAAAATAGTTGATTTTATTAAAAAGGCTTCTAGTCCTGTGGTTTTGTGTGGGGATTTTAACCTCTTACCTGAAACTGAAAGTCTCAACAAATTTGAGAAGATTGGTTTAAGAAATCTGATTAAAGAAAATAATATAAAATCTACGAGGACAAGTCTTTATACGAAGCCAGAAAAGTATGCCGATTACATTTTTACAAGCAAAGATATAAAGGTTGAAGATTTTAAGGTTTTACCGGAAGAAGTGTCCGATCACAATGCTTTGTTATTGGATTTTGAATAA
- a CDS encoding PEP-utilizing enzyme, translating to MKNVADFFFLERVPKGYPMDVLYINLGHTNIAKRPEFGLKTQGAMILVFSEGHYDIFLEKEKWFKAGQTVLDYVLENDDRFIAWERKTRRWLAYIAEVNNKFKKIDFGVFTDKELMQQLDWILEFEKTDGIENAEITSSNYGTNLIYQRFESTLKELGFAPHNIGQILLRSTRSFPLIEYEKEISRLAIWLINEKKNYVLDYEIADQEILNKIENILDEYDWLDASLASKPKSIQNVIDDINVLLQFKDKLSKVIAEREYDREDKRSEREKVLEAVLQRASSKQKRVIDFAIESSELGRILVDEIMKFIYYRRRIYAEIGKRIRLSEIETKYLLPEEIRSCLLHSTKPDIEIVRQRQEIFVCILENDQIDIYTGQQAKEWRDKLKEIVSNDVRPLKGEIAFSKGKIKGIAKIIRDVTDMDKIKNGDILVSSRTYPDLLPAMKKSSAIIAELGGLLSHAAIVSREFGIPCLVGVQNATSKIKDGDYLEIDTETGDIIII from the coding sequence ATGAAAAATGTAGCAGATTTCTTTTTTCTTGAAAGAGTTCCAAAGGGGTATCCGATGGACGTCTTATATATAAATCTCGGTCATACAAATATAGCAAAGAGGCCGGAGTTTGGCCTCAAAACCCAGGGTGCGATGATTCTAGTCTTTAGTGAGGGGCATTATGATATTTTTCTAGAAAAAGAAAAGTGGTTCAAGGCTGGGCAGACGGTACTGGATTATGTATTGGAAAATGATGACAGATTTATTGCTTGGGAGAGAAAAACTAGAAGATGGCTTGCGTACATTGCGGAAGTAAATAATAAATTTAAAAAGATAGATTTTGGTGTATTTACTGATAAAGAACTGATGCAGCAATTAGATTGGATTTTAGAATTTGAAAAGACAGATGGTATAGAAAATGCAGAGATAACATCAAGTAATTATGGAACAAATTTAATTTACCAGAGATTTGAATCGACTTTGAAAGAACTCGGTTTCGCTCCTCATAATATTGGTCAAATTCTATTACGATCCACAAGATCCTTCCCTCTTATCGAATACGAGAAGGAAATCAGTAGACTAGCTATTTGGCTGATAAACGAAAAGAAAAATTATGTACTGGATTATGAAATTGCCGATCAAGAGATATTGAATAAGATAGAAAATATTCTCGATGAATATGATTGGCTTGATGCAAGCTTGGCTAGTAAGCCAAAATCTATTCAGAACGTAATAGATGATATAAATGTACTACTTCAATTTAAAGACAAGCTATCTAAGGTCATTGCTGAGAGAGAATATGATCGAGAAGATAAAAGATCTGAAAGAGAGAAGGTCTTAGAGGCTGTTTTACAAAGAGCATCGTCTAAACAAAAAAGAGTTATCGATTTTGCAATAGAAAGTAGCGAACTTGGAAGAATATTGGTGGATGAGATAATGAAATTTATTTATTATCGTCGAAGGATTTATGCCGAGATAGGAAAGAGGATAAGACTTTCTGAAATCGAGACAAAATATCTTTTACCAGAAGAAATAAGATCCTGTCTACTACACTCTACAAAGCCTGATATAGAGATTGTAAGACAACGCCAAGAGATATTTGTTTGCATATTAGAAAATGATCAGATTGATATATATACTGGGCAACAAGCAAAGGAGTGGCGAGACAAACTAAAGGAGATTGTCTCAAATGATGTACGACCCTTAAAAGGAGAAATTGCTTTTAGCAAAGGTAAAATAAAAGGAATCGCCAAAATAATTAGAGATGTTACTGATATGGATAAAATAAAAAACGGAGATATTCTAGTTTCTTCGAGAACATACCCAGACTTATTACCCGCTATGAAAAAGTCCTCTGCTATTATTGCAGAACTTGGAGGGCTTCTCTCTCACGCAGCTATAGTCTCTAGAGAATTTGGTATTCCCTGTCTTGTGGGGGTTCAAAACGCTACATCCAAGATTAAGGATGGCGATTATCTGGAAATCGACACAGAAACAGGAGATATAATTATTATATAA
- a CDS encoding permease-like cell division protein FtsX codes for MLWINIKRVFRSGIINFFRNGFVTLSSLLVMTITLFIISSMILLGGFFKYTLDNIKAKVDVNVYFVLNTTEPDILSIQKSLEALPEVENVIYLSKDDALANFKEKHKADELTLQALNELGENPLGAVLNIKAKDPSQYEGIAEFLKGSSVLSKDGHNIIDKVNYQQNKIVIDRLSSIISSANIIGIWLAIIFIIISILITFNTIRLTIFMAKDEISVMRLVGASSRYVKGPFMVSGILCGVISAIVILLFFALATFWMNHSYSQYFAGFNIFQYYISNLLWIVFSILGSGVVFGSIASYLAVRKYLRE; via the coding sequence ATGCTTTGGATTAATATAAAAAGAGTTTTTAGATCAGGTATAATCAATTTTTTTAGAAATGGTTTTGTTACACTTTCTTCTCTTCTCGTAATGACCATTACTCTGTTCATTATCTCTTCCATGATACTTCTCGGTGGTTTTTTCAAATACACCTTGGATAATATAAAAGCCAAAGTGGATGTAAATGTCTATTTTGTTTTAAATACTACTGAACCCGACATTCTTTCAATACAAAAGTCTCTCGAGGCATTACCAGAGGTAGAGAATGTCATTTATCTGTCGAAAGACGACGCTCTTGCAAACTTTAAAGAGAAACATAAGGCGGACGAACTTACATTACAGGCTCTAAATGAGTTGGGAGAGAATCCTCTTGGGGCGGTGCTCAACATAAAAGCCAAAGACCCTTCTCAATACGAAGGTATAGCAGAATTTTTGAAGGGGAGCAGTGTTCTTTCTAAAGACGGACACAACATAATAGATAAAGTAAATTATCAGCAAAATAAAATAGTGATAGACCGTCTTTCCAGTATTATCTCTTCGGCAAATATTATCGGGATTTGGCTTGCTATTATATTTATAATAATTTCAATACTTATTACATTCAACACTATCCGTCTCACCATCTTTATGGCAAAAGATGAAATATCTGTGATGAGACTTGTTGGTGCATCGAGTAGATATGTGAAGGGGCCGTTTATGGTAAGTGGTATACTTTGTGGGGTGATATCAGCTATTGTTATACTTCTCTTCTTTGCTCTTGCGACTTTCTGGATGAATCATTCGTATTCGCAATATTTTGCCGGTTTCAATATTTTCCAATATTACATTAGCAACTTACTTTGGATAGTTTTTTCCATTCTTGGTTCCGGTGTCGTCTTCGGTTCTATCGCAAGTTACTTAGCAGTGAGGAAGTATTTGAGAGAATAA
- the ftsE gene encoding cell division ATP-binding protein FtsE — protein sequence MIVFDKVSKIYADDSVALEEVTLSIAPKEFVSIVGHSGAGKTTLLKMLIAEDKPSRGSVFFGSLNIHKMKKDEIHHFRRKIGTVFQDYRLLPNKTVYENVAFAMEASSRTDDEISQDVPHVLELVDLGKKAFNFPDELSGGEKQRVAIARAIVNQPDIIVADEPTGNLDPLNTHEIIQILKKINDLGTTVILTTHNKGVIDSLGKRVISMDKGRIVRDDPTGRYVL from the coding sequence ATGATAGTTTTTGATAAAGTTTCAAAAATATATGCCGATGATTCCGTCGCTCTTGAGGAGGTTACTTTGTCGATAGCACCAAAAGAATTTGTTTCTATTGTAGGCCACTCTGGTGCAGGTAAAACCACCCTTCTGAAAATGCTCATAGCCGAGGATAAGCCATCCAGAGGTTCTGTTTTTTTTGGATCTCTGAATATCCATAAGATGAAAAAAGACGAGATTCATCATTTTAGAAGAAAGATAGGTACTGTTTTCCAAGATTACAGGCTTTTGCCAAATAAAACCGTTTATGAAAATGTAGCTTTTGCAATGGAAGCCTCAAGCAGGACAGATGACGAGATATCTCAAGACGTTCCTCACGTACTTGAACTTGTTGATCTCGGTAAAAAAGCATTCAATTTTCCAGACGAACTTTCTGGTGGGGAAAAGCAGAGAGTGGCGATAGCAAGAGCTATAGTAAATCAGCCGGATATTATTGTTGCAGATGAACCGACAGGCAATCTGGATCCGCTTAATACCCACGAAATTATCCAAATTCTTAAAAAGATAAATGATCTTGGTACTACTGTGATACTTACTACGCACAATAAGGGTGTGATAGATTCTCTTGGTAAAAGAGTTATTAGTATGGACAAAGGGAGAATAGTCAGAGATGATCCCACAGGCAGATACGTGTTATAA